One region of Sulfurisphaera ohwakuensis genomic DNA includes:
- a CDS encoding extracellular solute-binding protein, translating to MSRHKVYKAISSYVIIAIVIIAIVAVAAVLLLTHHPSSSSVTSTTTPTTTSSSVSPSSSGPVIVYVAGAYKAIFDYLAKQFENQTGITVDVVPGGSFGLAAQIAKGQPVSVFVPVAYIQAVELEGNRDPGWAIAFISDQMAIIYSNYTTQSPYWNQLYSNYTMAMKTNESQYWYNFFYLLTTKFSLGISNPSSDPEGLYAYLILKMAGYLYANHSFDYFINLVNHNPNVVSAPTTADFVPDLATGKLDFTFSYVSYAISQHLQYLKLPPWLSFGYYPNETSWDSFFFYKITVNGQTLKIYGNPVYLYITIPVNASNEQGAIEFVEFIVDHVQELSMFGVTPITHPLLFYQNKSDVPSQILNLLNQGVLQYGGNFSAV from the coding sequence ATGTCGAGGCACAAGGTATATAAGGCAATCTCTTCTTATGTCATTATAGCAATAGTTATAATAGCAATAGTAGCAGTAGCTGCTGTGTTGTTGCTAACTCACCATCCATCATCGTCTTCAGTTACAAGTACTACCACACCAACAACTACATCATCTTCTGTTTCTCCTTCATCAAGTGGTCCGGTCATTGTCTATGTTGCTGGTGCCTATAAGGCTATATTTGACTATTTAGCTAAGCAGTTTGAGAACCAGACTGGAATTACTGTAGACGTAGTACCAGGAGGCTCATTCGGATTAGCAGCTCAGATTGCAAAAGGACAACCTGTTAGCGTTTTTGTACCAGTGGCTTATATTCAAGCTGTTGAATTAGAAGGTAATAGAGACCCAGGTTGGGCAATAGCTTTTATCTCTGACCAAATGGCTATAATTTACAGTAACTATACTACTCAAAGTCCTTACTGGAATCAGTTATATTCAAACTATACGATGGCTATGAAAACTAATGAAAGCCAATACTGGTATAACTTCTTCTATTTATTAACAACAAAGTTTAGTCTAGGTATTTCAAACCCAAGTAGTGATCCTGAAGGCTTATATGCTTATTTGATTTTAAAGATGGCGGGTTATCTGTATGCTAATCATAGTTTTGATTACTTTATTAACTTAGTTAATCACAATCCAAATGTTGTATCAGCACCTACTACAGCAGACTTTGTCCCAGATCTAGCAACAGGTAAACTTGATTTTACGTTCTCTTATGTATCTTATGCAATTTCTCAGCACTTACAATATTTAAAACTTCCTCCATGGTTAAGCTTTGGATATTATCCTAATGAAACTAGTTGGGATAGTTTCTTCTTCTATAAAATAACAGTTAATGGCCAAACGTTGAAGATTTATGGAAATCCTGTTTATCTATATATAACTATTCCAGTAAATGCCTCAAATGAACAAGGAGCTATAGAGTTTGTTGAGTTTATAGTAGATCATGTTCAAGAACTATCAATGTTTGGTGTAACACCGATAACTCACCCATTATTATTCTATCAAAACAAGAGCGATGTTCCATCACAAATTCTTAATCTGTTAAATCAAGGTGTACTACAGTATGGCGGGAACTTCAGTGCAGTTTAA
- a CDS encoding ATP-binding cassette domain-containing protein: MLEAEVEKRYSGFALNIQFKDKGIISIIGKNGSGKTTFLKILSGIIQPDRGYVKLDGRDITNLPINKRNIVLVNQETYIPNFNVRKHLVWGAKIRKIKVDEKEIIEIAKMLDVPINENKKVGQLSLGNKEKVSLATAIIARPRVILVDEGFSNINNKRNFIRNYINLARIYGIDIIYVTQDIEDTKLAEKTYMMENGSLKSI; encoded by the coding sequence ATGCTTGAGGCTGAAGTAGAAAAACGTTATTCTGGTTTTGCTCTCAATATACAGTTTAAGGATAAAGGTATAATTTCAATAATAGGAAAAAATGGAAGTGGAAAGACTACTTTTCTTAAAATTTTATCTGGAATAATACAACCAGATAGAGGATATGTAAAACTTGACGGTAGAGATATTACTAATTTACCTATAAACAAAAGAAATATTGTCCTAGTGAACCAAGAAACATACATACCTAATTTTAATGTTAGGAAACATCTCGTTTGGGGTGCAAAGATTAGAAAAATAAAAGTTGATGAGAAAGAGATTATTGAAATTGCTAAGATGTTAGACGTACCAATTAATGAAAATAAAAAAGTTGGACAATTGAGTCTTGGTAATAAAGAAAAAGTTTCACTTGCAACTGCTATTATAGCTAGACCCAGAGTTATACTAGTGGATGAAGGCTTTAGTAATATAAATAATAAGAGAAATTTCATAAGAAATTATATTAATTTAGCTAGAATTTATGGGATAGATATAATATATGTTACACAAGACATCGAAGATACAAAGCTAGCTGAGAAAACATATATGATGGAGAATGGAAGCTTAAAATCGATTTAA
- a CDS encoding glycerate 2-kinase, giving the protein MDKIIEKILTFSDPYIALDERVVIKKNEIIVEGNHFPYTKPALIAVGKASYKMAKFFVDKLEDVKGLIILPKGSYVSLPKVKVIESTHPDISELSFKAGTEVIKFLKNEDYDLLVFLLSGGASALMEYSNVPFEILRDINEKLVKSGLSINEINIVRKHLSLIKGGKLTEFSKAPILTLIVSDVPGGDLSAVGSGPTLPDSSTVDDAKLILNKIGLGEYSKYLIETKKEIHNSFNFLILDINIVLRKLKDIVQNPIILSSEIRGDAYSFGQNLAGIVNTSFSNLGLKPPYTLLAGGEPDVKIEGKAGKGGRNGEVCLGFLKWVKRDYRHKFKLYAIATDGIDGNSEYAGCIVDEDTIVDNIEYYIYSHSSYEALEKVGRVVKTGYTFSNVNNVYVLEVT; this is encoded by the coding sequence ATGGATAAAATAATAGAGAAAATATTAACATTTTCAGACCCTTATATAGCCTTAGATGAAAGAGTAGTAATCAAGAAGAATGAAATAATAGTTGAGGGCAATCATTTTCCTTATACAAAACCGGCACTTATTGCTGTTGGAAAAGCTTCATATAAAATGGCTAAATTTTTTGTAGATAAACTTGAAGATGTTAAAGGTTTAATTATACTTCCAAAAGGTTCTTATGTTTCTCTTCCGAAGGTAAAGGTAATCGAATCTACTCACCCAGATATCTCTGAATTAAGTTTTAAGGCAGGAACGGAAGTTATTAAGTTCCTAAAAAATGAAGATTACGACCTACTAGTTTTTCTTCTTTCTGGTGGAGCTTCAGCATTAATGGAATATTCTAATGTACCTTTTGAGATATTAAGAGATATTAATGAGAAATTAGTTAAATCTGGACTAAGTATTAATGAAATAAATATAGTAAGAAAACACTTATCATTAATTAAAGGTGGAAAATTAACTGAGTTCTCCAAGGCTCCTATTTTAACTTTAATAGTTAGTGATGTTCCAGGAGGGGATTTAAGTGCTGTAGGTAGTGGTCCAACTTTGCCAGATAGTAGTACCGTAGATGACGCTAAACTTATTTTAAATAAAATAGGTTTAGGAGAATATTCCAAATATCTTATTGAGACGAAGAAAGAGATTCATAATTCATTCAATTTTTTAATTCTTGATATAAATATTGTTTTAAGAAAATTAAAAGATATAGTCCAAAATCCTATTATTTTATCTAGTGAGATAAGAGGCGATGCATATTCTTTTGGCCAGAATTTAGCTGGGATTGTTAATACTTCTTTTAGTAACCTAGGCTTAAAACCTCCCTACACTCTTTTAGCTGGAGGAGAACCTGATGTAAAAATTGAAGGCAAAGCAGGTAAGGGAGGAAGAAATGGTGAAGTTTGTTTAGGTTTCTTAAAATGGGTTAAGAGGGATTACCGTCACAAATTTAAACTTTATGCTATAGCTACCGATGGAATAGATGGAAATAGTGAGTATGCTGGTTGTATTGTTGATGAAGATACAATAGTTGATAATATTGAGTATTATATTTATTCTCACTCCTCTTATGAGGCTTTAGAAAAAGTTGGAAGAGTTGTTAAAACCGGTTACACATTTTCAAATGTCAATAACGTTTACGTTTTAGAAGTTACTTGA
- a CDS encoding DUF2250 domain-containing protein yields the protein MSELSDLEKKILIHIYKYGPDNPWYMARRLLGESGWAPKYSEDEIEKACKKLEEEGLLQRFQGALKRSVTSSVKPWLKVKAKELDHKPKGIYYDLTKKGKKIASELYKETK from the coding sequence GTGAGTGAACTTTCAGATTTAGAGAAAAAAATACTTATTCATATTTACAAATATGGTCCCGATAATCCATGGTATATGGCTAGGAGGTTGTTAGGTGAAAGTGGTTGGGCGCCTAAATATAGTGAAGACGAAATTGAAAAAGCTTGCAAGAAATTAGAAGAAGAGGGTCTGTTGCAAAGATTTCAAGGTGCCTTAAAAAGAAGTGTTACATCTTCAGTCAAGCCATGGCTAAAAGTTAAGGCCAAGGAATTGGATCATAAGCCTAAGGGAATATATTATGATCTAACGAAAAAAGGTAAAAAAATTGCGTCAGAACTATATAAGGAGACTAAATAA
- a CDS encoding metal-dependent transcriptional regulator, with protein sequence MELSEPLENYLKEIYEIELLKGYARVSDLILAFNVSPGTVSKALEKLEKIGLIERDNKKIKLTTEGKKIAEKLIRAHRLSERLLTDIIGLDWIRAHQLAHRLEHIWPEDVVDKIDELLGKPLTCPHGHPIPGREVKINGIKLSEAECNKKYKVIMIIREEEWILSMADELNIKPGVEIKLIKKSDNDFVIEIDSKKESIPKALAEEVLVSE encoded by the coding sequence ATGGAACTATCTGAACCATTAGAAAATTACTTAAAAGAGATTTATGAAATTGAGTTACTTAAAGGATATGCCAGGGTTTCTGATCTTATTCTTGCTTTTAATGTATCACCTGGCACAGTTAGTAAAGCTCTTGAAAAATTAGAGAAAATTGGATTGATTGAAAGAGATAATAAGAAAATTAAATTAACAACTGAAGGTAAGAAGATTGCTGAGAAGCTAATTAGGGCTCATAGGCTTTCTGAAAGGTTATTAACTGATATAATAGGACTTGATTGGATTAGAGCTCATCAACTTGCTCATAGACTTGAGCACATCTGGCCAGAAGATGTGGTAGATAAAATTGATGAACTTCTTGGTAAACCTTTAACTTGTCCTCATGGTCATCCTATTCCGGGAAGAGAAGTTAAAATAAATGGAATAAAATTGTCTGAAGCAGAATGTAATAAAAAATATAAAGTTATAATGATTATAAGAGAAGAAGAATGGATTTTATCTATGGCCGATGAGCTAAATATTAAACCTGGGGTCGAGATAAAATTAATTAAAAAGAGTGACAATGATTTTGTAATAGAAATTGATAGTAAAAAAGAATCTATTCCTAAAGCACTAGCTGAAGAGGTGCTAGTTAGTGAGTGA
- a CDS encoding class I SAM-dependent methyltransferase, with translation MSDIFRCPIDGSKFVKKWVCEKGHTFSEVDGIIDLLTENIKSEKILDLIAPVYEPVWAPLGLLITSGKSYSYIMRKAGEMISGTIVLDIGTGTGKIFDYVKCEICMGLDISYKFLKILKDKRPNVIAVRGNALKLPFADESIDGISAMFVLHMFPSVLVAVREINRVLKHGKRCVATILTKNNMISQFLAAIWGLRIHPVDYYIKIFEEVGLKVDYEKIGAWTFFTCAKP, from the coding sequence ATGAGCGATATATTTAGATGCCCTATTGACGGTTCTAAGTTTGTTAAGAAATGGGTATGTGAAAAAGGTCATACATTTTCTGAAGTTGATGGAATAATAGATTTATTAACAGAAAACATAAAAAGTGAAAAGATTCTTGATCTAATTGCTCCCGTTTATGAACCTGTTTGGGCCCCTTTAGGTCTTTTGATTACTTCTGGTAAAAGTTATAGTTATATAATGAGAAAAGCAGGAGAAATGATTAGCGGTACTATAGTTTTAGATATAGGTACTGGAACAGGGAAGATCTTTGATTATGTTAAATGTGAAATCTGTATGGGTCTTGATATCTCGTATAAGTTTTTAAAAATATTAAAGGATAAAAGACCAAATGTGATCGCAGTAAGAGGGAATGCATTAAAGCTCCCATTTGCTGATGAATCTATAGATGGTATTTCTGCAATGTTTGTTCTTCATATGTTTCCTTCAGTGTTAGTTGCAGTAAGAGAGATAAATAGGGTACTAAAACATGGTAAGAGATGTGTTGCAACAATTTTAACAAAAAATAACATGATAAGTCAATTTTTAGCTGCAATTTGGGGATTAAGAATACATCCTGTGGATTATTATATAAAGATATTTGAAGAGGTCGGACTTAAAGTAGATTATGAAAAAATTGGTGCTTGGACATTTTTCACATGTGCCAAGCCTTAA
- a CDS encoding CBS domain-containing protein has product MRVEGREIISVDPDAYVIDALFFMKRNNIRRIVVSRSNNILGIFSVDEALYHIINNDVESKLKDAKLKFPVIVKSNELKEITRSMIINDTDSVIYDNKIITYKDVISQIDWSKSNALIGELSKEAIFVEPYTKIKTVGELMLKNKIRHMPVYDKFLYGIVSSRDIVYNYDIDLNLSISKIMIVEVYSVSKEESLHTVVSTMIKRNIGSVIVTDSKNIEIVTLKDLVAFALSNLIY; this is encoded by the coding sequence TTGAGAGTTGAAGGAAGAGAAATAATAAGTGTTGATCCAGACGCTTATGTTATAGATGCGCTCTTCTTTATGAAGAGAAACAATATAAGAAGAATAGTTGTTAGTAGAAGTAACAATATTTTAGGAATTTTTAGTGTTGATGAAGCACTATATCATATAATTAATAATGATGTTGAATCTAAACTAAAAGATGCTAAATTGAAATTTCCAGTCATAGTGAAAAGCAATGAGTTAAAGGAAATAACGAGAAGTATGATTATTAACGATACAGATTCAGTAATTTATGACAATAAGATAATAACGTACAAAGATGTTATATCACAGATAGATTGGTCAAAGAGTAATGCACTTATAGGCGAATTATCTAAAGAAGCTATATTTGTTGAACCATATACAAAGATAAAAACTGTTGGTGAACTTATGTTAAAGAATAAGATTAGACATATGCCCGTTTATGATAAGTTTTTATATGGTATAGTTTCATCAAGAGATATTGTTTATAATTACGATATAGATCTCAATTTAAGTATTAGTAAAATAATGATAGTGGAAGTTTATAGTGTAAGTAAAGAAGAGAGTTTACACACAGTAGTTAGTACGATGATTAAAAGAAATATAGGTAGTGTAATTGTAACTGATTCTAAAAATATAGAGATAGTAACTTTAAAAGATTTGGTTGCTTTTGCTTTATCAAATTTAATATATTAG
- the mobB gene encoding molybdopterin-guanine dinucleotide biosynthesis protein B — MGCIIQVVGKKDTGKTSAIERAVKILKEKGYKVAVVKHSHHEIDIQGKDTYRFWEAGSDIVIFNDSKCVMFYRCNLNLLYLLPVDIILVEGYKDLELGKKIEIHNLTEVDEISRRIVSEAENCKKECNLIINGKKVECNDPLTVLLYNLLNYLKIRELKIES; from the coding sequence ATGGGTTGCATTATACAAGTAGTAGGCAAAAAGGATACGGGAAAGACTTCGGCGATTGAAAGAGCTGTTAAGATTCTGAAGGAAAAAGGCTATAAGGTGGCTGTAGTTAAGCATTCTCATCACGAGATTGACATACAAGGTAAAGATACATATCGTTTTTGGGAAGCTGGTTCGGATATTGTAATTTTTAATGATTCAAAATGTGTTATGTTTTATAGATGTAATTTAAATCTTCTTTATCTTCTTCCAGTCGATATTATTCTTGTTGAAGGCTATAAAGATTTAGAATTAGGAAAGAAAATTGAGATACATAATCTTACTGAGGTAGACGAAATTAGTAGAAGAATAGTTAGTGAGGCCGAAAATTGTAAGAAAGAGTGTAATCTCATAATTAACGGTAAAAAAGTTGAATGTAATGATCCATTAACAGTACTATTATATAATTTGTTGAATTATCTTAAGATTAGGGAATTAAAGATTGAGAGTTGA
- a CDS encoding molybdopterin molybdotransferase MoeA, giving the protein MLISLEEARKIIDINISSKYNYYRYESIYNSVGKIILEDIYAIKSIPEVNLSAMDGFAFKVSDYKKHGKLKIVGKLFPSSKEIPELKEGEAYYVATGAPIPKGADAVVRIEASKVINNELIVGEEVFEGKDIKYAGEDVKEGELIVKKGDVLTPYHLGILTYQGIRKVKIGNIKSCVIASGDEISPFNDPLPELIPDSISPIILSILEKIGKATYYGVVRDEKESIKQKLIEMKESCDIIFFIGGSSVGEKDYVKKLVAELGKLLFEGVSVNIIKRGGVGLLEETPIVSLPGQVVSAVTVFHEHGLHIISRMLDSEIRKFVKVKLGKDMYVEHKMDSTYLFRIENGEAFPLRWGTGLYSELIKADGFGYLSRGKIHKRGEEIEIQKFL; this is encoded by the coding sequence GTGCTAATAAGCTTAGAAGAAGCTAGAAAAATAATTGATATTAACATCTCTTCAAAGTATAATTATTATAGATATGAAAGCATTTATAATTCAGTAGGAAAAATTATCCTAGAAGATATCTACGCAATAAAAAGTATTCCAGAGGTCAATTTATCCGCTATGGACGGGTTTGCGTTTAAGGTGTCTGACTATAAAAAACATGGAAAACTAAAAATAGTTGGAAAATTATTTCCCTCGTCTAAGGAAATCCCAGAACTTAAGGAAGGCGAGGCATATTATGTAGCCACAGGTGCACCGATACCAAAGGGCGCTGATGCAGTAGTTAGAATAGAAGCTTCAAAGGTTATAAATAATGAATTAATTGTAGGAGAAGAGGTTTTTGAAGGAAAGGATATAAAATATGCAGGTGAGGATGTAAAAGAAGGAGAGTTAATAGTTAAGAAAGGAGATGTATTAACTCCTTATCATCTTGGAATATTAACTTATCAGGGTATAAGGAAAGTGAAAATAGGGAATATAAAGAGTTGTGTTATAGCATCTGGGGATGAAATATCTCCGTTTAATGATCCCTTACCAGAGCTTATACCAGATTCAATATCGCCAATTATTCTATCAATACTCGAAAAAATTGGAAAAGCAACCTATTATGGTGTAGTTAGAGATGAAAAAGAAAGCATAAAACAGAAATTAATTGAAATGAAAGAATCTTGTGATATTATTTTCTTTATAGGGGGTTCTTCAGTAGGAGAAAAAGATTATGTTAAAAAACTTGTTGCAGAGCTAGGAAAACTTTTGTTTGAAGGGGTAAGTGTAAACATTATAAAAAGGGGTGGTGTAGGATTGCTAGAAGAAACACCAATTGTAAGCTTGCCAGGACAAGTTGTGTCAGCAGTAACTGTTTTTCATGAACATGGACTTCATATTATATCTAGAATGTTAGATAGTGAGATAAGAAAATTTGTAAAGGTTAAGTTAGGCAAAGATATGTATGTAGAGCATAAAATGGACTCAACTTATTTGTTTAGAATTGAAAATGGGGAAGCTTTTCCTTTAAGATGGGGTACAGGGTTGTACAGTGAACTAATTAAAGCTGATGGTTTTGGTTACCTTTCAAGGGGAAAGATCCATAAAAGAGGAGAAGAGATTGAAATTCAAAAATTCCTTTGA
- a CDS encoding NTP transferase domain-containing protein: MKFKNSFDVIILAGGESKRFGSDKCSYELDGKTFLERIADNFQNPIIVTHKKRNIFHGIQIIDTERKGPVKAIELALPYLTNNKVFITGCDFPFITYDLADFICSKDSEISIILEEEEQPLLACYSVKLLRKNIKSVSSLQHLLNFANTIYFIGTYELQLHGFSLFQLKNINSWMDFFKIPDKYTLSKYIIQGNQKC, from the coding sequence TTGAAATTCAAAAATTCCTTTGATGTAATTATTTTAGCTGGAGGAGAATCAAAAAGATTTGGATCTGATAAATGCTCATATGAACTTGACGGGAAAACATTTCTAGAAAGAATAGCGGATAATTTTCAAAATCCTATTATAGTTACCCATAAAAAGAGAAATATCTTTCATGGCATCCAAATAATAGATACAGAAAGAAAAGGTCCAGTAAAAGCAATAGAATTAGCTTTACCTTATCTTACTAATAATAAAGTCTTTATAACCGGTTGCGATTTTCCTTTCATAACATACGATTTAGCAGATTTTATTTGTAGTAAAGACAGTGAAATAAGTATTATTTTAGAAGAAGAAGAACAACCGTTACTAGCATGTTATTCAGTGAAACTTCTGAGAAAAAATATTAAAAGTGTCTCTTCTTTACAACATCTCCTTAATTTTGCTAATACGATTTATTTTATAGGTACCTATGAACTTCAACTTCACGGTTTTTCATTATTTCAACTCAAAAATATTAACTCTTGGATGGATTTTTTTAAAATACCAGATAAATACACGCTTAGCAAATACATTATACAAGGTAACCAAAAGTGTTAG
- a CDS encoding diphthine--ammonia ligase: MKICTLFSGGKDSTYSLHWAMFKGFEILCLITLLPKKEYSWMFQVPNVELTKYQAEVLGIPLLQIPTSGEKDKELEDLKIAFKKAKELGARGIVTGALLSDYQRLNINIIAEEVGLKTYSPLWRKKQDEYLRELIEEGFKFIITSATAYGFPFELLGKIITEKDVEIIIERARKFGFNPAFEGGEAETFVVYAPLFKRELKIEGYKKKISEYEWRFIITHIH, encoded by the coding sequence ATGAAAATTTGCACCTTATTCTCTGGAGGTAAAGATAGTACGTATTCCTTACATTGGGCTATGTTCAAAGGTTTTGAAATCTTGTGCCTTATTACTCTTCTTCCAAAGAAAGAATATTCATGGATGTTTCAAGTTCCTAACGTTGAACTTACGAAATATCAGGCAGAAGTTCTTGGAATCCCCCTTTTACAAATTCCTACTTCTGGAGAAAAAGATAAAGAACTAGAAGATTTAAAAATAGCATTTAAAAAAGCAAAGGAGCTTGGTGCTCGTGGAATTGTAACTGGTGCACTACTTTCAGATTACCAAAGGCTAAATATTAACATAATAGCAGAAGAAGTAGGATTAAAAACATATTCACCTTTATGGAGGAAAAAGCAAGATGAATACCTTAGAGAACTTATTGAGGAGGGATTTAAATTTATAATAACCTCAGCAACAGCATACGGTTTTCCCTTTGAGTTGCTAGGAAAAATTATAACTGAAAAAGATGTTGAGATCATTATTGAAAGAGCCAGAAAATTTGGATTTAACCCGGCATTTGAAGGAGGAGAAGCTGAAACTTTTGTGGTTTACGCACCATTGTTCAAAAGAGAATTAAAGATTGAAGGTTATAAAAAGAAAATAAGTGAATACGAGTGGAGATTTATAATAACACATATACATTAA
- a CDS encoding amidohydrolase, with protein sequence MEIYNNTYTLKNCSFIVNYDSIIENNNIVIENGIIKNIGKEVEGDEIDCSDFIVIPGLVNAHTHTPMSILRGYYDDAELSEWLNKIWEFEKNFDKKLMRLGSEISILEMLINGITAFVDMYFNPLDVKELAEIYKIRAFAGFTFLDSLNDPYFIDKLQRNLTPTTYFKPIINVHSVYTVSENTLKLAIQLQEELNEWVHIHVSETRKEIYEIKKKYGVFPIEYLNHLGLLNRKIQLVHVGWIASWEIDLLKNATVTYCPTSNMKLATGGSFPLFDMFNKGVNITLGTDGPASNNSLDLFIEMKYGVLLQRQMYWNTDVKAWHLFKIATLNGYKLLDLPGGYIKEGNIADLVLLDKNKIYPLFRDRLLSHLVYYATGNLVKGIIINGVLRWRKELESLLLEKITQIYELLNS encoded by the coding sequence GTGGAGATTTATAATAACACATATACATTAAAAAATTGCAGCTTTATTGTAAATTACGATTCTATCATAGAAAACAACAACATTGTAATTGAGAATGGAATCATTAAAAATATAGGGAAAGAAGTTGAAGGAGATGAAATAGATTGTAGTGACTTTATAGTTATACCCGGTCTAGTAAATGCACATACTCATACGCCAATGAGCATATTAAGAGGGTATTATGATGATGCAGAATTAAGTGAATGGTTAAATAAGATATGGGAGTTTGAGAAAAATTTTGACAAAAAACTAATGAGATTAGGTTCTGAAATCTCCATACTTGAGATGCTAATTAATGGAATTACAGCGTTTGTAGACATGTATTTTAATCCGCTGGACGTTAAAGAATTAGCAGAAATATACAAAATAAGAGCTTTTGCTGGATTCACATTTCTTGACTCATTAAATGATCCTTACTTTATTGATAAACTTCAAAGAAATTTAACTCCTACAACATATTTTAAACCTATAATAAATGTACATAGTGTATATACCGTAAGTGAAAATACATTAAAGTTAGCAATACAATTGCAAGAAGAATTAAATGAATGGGTTCATATTCATGTATCTGAAACCAGAAAAGAAATTTATGAGATAAAAAAGAAATATGGCGTATTCCCAATAGAGTATTTAAACCACCTAGGACTGTTAAACAGAAAAATTCAATTAGTTCATGTTGGTTGGATAGCTAGTTGGGAGATTGACCTTCTTAAAAATGCCACAGTAACATATTGCCCTACATCTAACATGAAATTAGCAACAGGTGGTTCGTTCCCCCTGTTTGATATGTTTAATAAGGGAGTAAATATAACTTTGGGAACTGACGGACCTGCAAGCAATAATTCTTTAGATCTATTCATAGAAATGAAATATGGAGTTTTACTTCAAAGACAAATGTATTGGAATACTGACGTTAAAGCATGGCATTTATTTAAAATAGCTACCTTAAATGGATACAAACTCTTAGATTTACCGGGTGGATATATAAAAGAAGGAAATATAGCTGATCTTGTCTTATTGGATAAAAACAAAATATACCCTCTTTTTAGAGATAGACTATTATCACACTTAGTATATTACGCCACTGGGAATCTTGTTAAAGGCATAATAATAAACGGAGTATTAAGATGGAGAAAAGAACTAGAAAGTCTTCTATTAGAAAAAATCACACAGATCTATGAACTACTAAATTCTTGA
- the lrs14 gene encoding HTH-type transcriptional regulator Lrs14 translates to MSQTQISGTRIKLPSGKDAGLVDILSFCYGLSETDVQVLIALAKSEARGTEDLESDLKLSKASINRSLNKLLEMGLVMRIKEPGNKAGRPRYLYKTKDYNELKQKILSDIKDCAEKMAQLVDQEFSSS, encoded by the coding sequence ATGTCTCAAACTCAGATTAGTGGGACAAGAATAAAATTACCCTCTGGAAAGGATGCTGGATTAGTGGATATTCTGTCATTTTGTTATGGTCTATCAGAGACGGATGTACAAGTATTAATAGCTTTAGCAAAATCTGAGGCAAGGGGAACTGAAGATTTAGAATCTGATTTAAAGTTATCTAAAGCATCAATCAATAGGAGCCTAAATAAGCTCTTGGAAATGGGTTTAGTGATGAGGATAAAAGAACCTGGTAACAAGGCTGGAAGGCCAAGATATCTTTATAAAACAAAGGATTATAATGAATTGAAACAGAAAATTCTAAGTGATATTAAAGATTGTGCTGAAAAGATGGCACAGTTAGTAGATCAAGAATTTAGTAGTTCATAG
- a CDS encoding AbrB/MazE/SpoVT family DNA-binding domain-containing protein, translated as MAVEEIVKVSRNYQVTIPAKIRQKFQIKEGDLVKVVFDENENVIKIQVLREPWK; from the coding sequence ATGGCTGTCGAAGAAATAGTTAAAGTATCAAGAAACTATCAAGTTACCATACCAGCTAAAATAAGGCAAAAGTTTCAAATAAAAGAAGGAGATCTTGTAAAGGTAGTTTTCGATGAGAATGAAAACGTAATTAAAATACAAGTACTAAGAGAACCATGGAAATAA